A stretch of Paenibacillus sp. URB8-2 DNA encodes these proteins:
- a CDS encoding extracellular solute-binding protein produces MTIVLTAGCAGASVISEPDQVQTLHGNDKTVITFWHTYNDKETRLLMKELIPAFERNNPDIRVKCINLANSNELKYSLIARASSNRGPDVVRMDIAWVPEFAQKGLLEPLDGFPGFEQLQFAFYDKGLSIGFYQDEYYSLPLNLYTKTAIFNRKLLRQAGYSEPPGTMDEIVELARKHRFTIGLGGLNSWDTLPYIYSLGGSFVDPGFTRATGYLNSPGTVRAVEKLTGLYKEKLIHLSAMTLNSDNWEKVRNGNMLVTDDAPWFYSLMKRSEIDIALEQTLPVPFPHSNVPTSIIGGENLVIMKGSRNPAEAWAFIQWMTGKEAQLIMYRSGLIPANREALKVMKISRDSYLYPYVEAVDDGFLRPTVKNWSKIELVYTQYLHKIFLGELPVQQGLDLAAAEIDGLLEDHTDY; encoded by the coding sequence ATGACGATAGTGTTAACGGCCGGTTGTGCAGGTGCATCCGTAATCTCGGAACCGGATCAGGTTCAGACGCTTCACGGGAATGACAAAACGGTCATTACCTTCTGGCATACGTACAATGATAAGGAAACCCGGCTGCTGATGAAGGAACTCATACCGGCTTTTGAACGGAACAATCCAGACATTCGGGTTAAATGCATAAATTTGGCTAATTCCAATGAACTTAAATACAGCTTGATTGCACGCGCTTCCTCCAACCGCGGCCCGGATGTGGTGCGCATGGATATTGCCTGGGTGCCGGAATTTGCGCAAAAAGGCCTCCTTGAGCCGCTGGACGGATTTCCGGGATTTGAGCAGCTTCAATTTGCGTTCTACGACAAGGGGCTCAGCATAGGCTTTTATCAAGATGAATACTATTCTTTGCCGCTTAATCTGTACACGAAGACGGCTATATTTAACCGGAAGCTGCTGAGACAAGCGGGATATTCCGAGCCGCCTGGGACGATGGACGAGATTGTGGAGCTTGCCCGCAAGCACCGCTTTACGATTGGACTAGGGGGGTTGAACTCTTGGGACACGCTGCCGTACATCTACAGCCTCGGAGGTTCGTTCGTGGACCCGGGATTTACCAGGGCTACAGGCTATTTGAACAGTCCGGGCACCGTCCGTGCGGTGGAGAAGCTGACAGGATTATATAAGGAAAAGCTTATTCATCTCTCTGCGATGACGCTGAATAGCGACAACTGGGAGAAAGTGCGGAACGGAAACATGCTTGTTACCGACGATGCGCCATGGTTCTACAGTTTAATGAAGCGTTCGGAGATTGATATTGCCCTTGAGCAGACCTTGCCCGTACCCTTCCCGCACTCCAATGTCCCTACGTCGATTATCGGGGGCGAAAATCTGGTCATTATGAAGGGCAGCCGGAATCCTGCAGAGGCATGGGCTTTTATTCAATGGATGACCGGCAAGGAAGCGCAGCTCATTATGTACCGTTCCGGGCTGATCCCGGCGAACCGGGAGGCGCTCAAGGTGATGAAGATCAGCCGGGATTCTTACCTGTATCCTTATGTTGAAGCTGTGGACGATGGCTTTTTGCGGCCGACGGTCAAGAACTGGAGCAAAATCGAACTAGTGTATACCCAATACCTGCACAAAATATTTCTGGGCGAGTTGCCCGTCCAGCAAGGCCTGGACCTTGCGGCCGCCGAGATTGACGGCCTTTTGGAGGATCATACGGATTACTGA
- a CDS encoding cache domain-containing sensor histidine kinase has protein sequence MLRTMTISKSFTAKIIVVLLLVILIPTVFTSLSFYWVSDSILKKNVRESTLQIAEQTADSLSFILNVGIDTSDFISSDPNIQRAALKVNGDPSYQGLWNFQYINTLLNNYVYSNSFVKIVYLLKEEGKGWGSGTFSDSELKQIRLSDEDWVKEVKRKDGELVWQGLQYDHFSGGGENTDLVLPVGRVLKDFDTMNNIGLVQVHLDGQSILGTIRKLKLGNTGKFFVVDSDGRIMIDSNLKMINKRVQNPDLYTSIVDNDGVEFEFQMEGIPYYGVKQLLSNGWMLVGTVPVNEISGQLERLQSRILLTSAIFSMLAVGIGLFVAGMVTKPVKQLTQSMLRVQQGDLETRTDIRTADEIGFLSKQFNKMVHEIGKLMQQVENEQSEKHHAELRAVMHRIHPHFLFNTLSTLRWLIDSGQNSRASEVLSALNHLLEANMGKNGVMITVDEELDIIRKYLIILELRYEKNFHLELDVQPGTEKIMIPRMLLQPLVENAIFHGIVPKNTDGRISITISNSCEGLEIRVEDDGRGIGKEKLMLLNEAKTAVEKGEIGIGLRHIYDSLRLYYNQNWECSIVSGRGQGTTVRILLKKPKETTS, from the coding sequence ATGCTGCGAACAATGACAATATCCAAAAGCTTCACCGCCAAAATCATCGTGGTTCTCCTGCTCGTTATTTTGATTCCGACCGTCTTTACAAGCTTATCCTTCTACTGGGTGTCGGACTCCATTCTCAAAAAGAACGTTAGAGAATCCACGCTCCAGATTGCGGAGCAGACGGCGGATTCGCTCTCTTTTATATTAAATGTGGGGATTGATACCTCCGATTTTATTTCCAGCGATCCGAACATCCAGCGCGCCGCCCTGAAAGTGAACGGTGACCCTTCATACCAGGGTCTCTGGAATTTTCAGTATATTAATACGCTGCTGAACAATTACGTCTATTCCAACTCTTTCGTCAAAATCGTGTATTTATTGAAGGAGGAGGGGAAAGGATGGGGCAGCGGAACCTTTTCCGACTCCGAGCTTAAACAGATCCGCCTGTCCGACGAGGATTGGGTGAAGGAAGTGAAGCGCAAGGACGGAGAGCTGGTGTGGCAAGGCCTCCAGTACGACCACTTCAGCGGCGGAGGAGAGAATACGGATCTGGTTCTACCGGTGGGAAGAGTGCTGAAGGACTTTGACACGATGAACAATATCGGCCTGGTGCAGGTCCATTTGGACGGGCAGTCGATCTTGGGGACGATCCGGAAGCTGAAGCTCGGGAATACGGGCAAGTTCTTCGTCGTCGATTCCGATGGGCGGATTATGATCGATTCCAATCTCAAAATGATCAACAAGCGAGTGCAGAACCCCGATTTGTATACCAGTATTGTGGATAATGACGGAGTGGAGTTCGAGTTCCAAATGGAAGGCATCCCCTATTACGGGGTCAAGCAGCTGCTCAGCAACGGCTGGATGCTTGTGGGAACCGTTCCCGTAAATGAAATCAGCGGACAGCTGGAACGGCTTCAGAGCCGGATATTGCTGACTTCCGCCATTTTTTCCATGCTAGCGGTCGGCATCGGCCTTTTCGTGGCCGGGATGGTGACCAAACCGGTAAAGCAGCTTACCCAAAGCATGCTGCGCGTCCAGCAAGGCGATCTGGAGACGCGGACGGACATTCGCACGGCCGATGAAATCGGATTTTTGAGCAAGCAGTTTAACAAAATGGTTCATGAAATCGGGAAATTAATGCAGCAGGTCGAGAATGAACAAAGCGAGAAGCACCACGCGGAGCTTCGGGCGGTCATGCACCGGATTCACCCGCATTTTCTGTTTAACACACTCAGCACGCTGCGGTGGCTTATTGACTCCGGCCAGAACAGCCGCGCATCCGAGGTGTTGTCGGCATTAAATCATCTGCTTGAAGCGAACATGGGCAAGAATGGCGTCATGATTACAGTGGATGAGGAGCTCGATATAATCCGTAAGTATCTGATCATTCTGGAGCTGCGTTATGAAAAAAACTTTCATCTGGAGCTGGATGTCCAGCCCGGGACGGAGAAGATCATGATTCCTCGCATGCTGCTGCAGCCGTTGGTGGAGAACGCCATCTTCCATGGAATCGTGCCGAAAAATACGGATGGCAGAATTTCGATAACGATCTCAAATAGCTGTGAAGGACTCGAAATTCGGGTCGAAGACGATGGCAGGGGCATTGGCAAAGAGAAACTAATGCTGTTAAATGAAGCGAAAACCGCTGTGGAAAAAGGAGAAATCGGCATCGGTCTGCGTCATATTTATGACTCGCTGCGGCTTTATTACAACCAGAATTGGGAATGTTCCATTGTGAGCGGCCGCGGGCAAGGAACGACCGTACGCATTTTATTAAAAAAGCCGAAAGAAACGACCTCTTAG
- a CDS encoding PspA/IM30 family protein yields MSVFRRMRDITVANLNEKLEQSQDPVKLIDQFLYTTREEIGEAERLFTQYANHTKQLQHQVDQATSMRNKREEQALLALKAGEDNLAKLALQEKIIYEEKLEQYSGLLEQSRQSLLELEQQLGELKMEYQSVYSKRQYYAARMETLRLQQRMNQRAAAYGGGDIPKMFGRLDDRLTDWELEAKSLRDLRRMGQEYAVQAGETVAGVLERELAKLKDKLNKEGKE; encoded by the coding sequence ATGAGCGTTTTTCGTCGAATGCGGGACATTACCGTAGCCAATTTAAATGAAAAGCTTGAACAAAGCCAGGACCCCGTGAAGCTGATCGATCAATTTCTGTATACGACCCGCGAGGAAATAGGCGAAGCCGAAAGATTGTTTACGCAGTACGCGAACCATACGAAGCAGCTTCAGCATCAGGTCGATCAGGCGACTTCTATGAGGAACAAGCGGGAGGAGCAGGCGCTGCTGGCTCTTAAGGCAGGCGAGGACAATCTGGCAAAGCTGGCTCTGCAGGAGAAAATTATTTATGAGGAGAAGCTGGAGCAGTACAGCGGTCTGCTGGAGCAAAGCCGGCAGTCTCTGCTGGAACTGGAACAGCAGCTCGGCGAACTGAAGATGGAGTATCAGTCGGTGTACAGCAAGCGCCAGTATTATGCGGCCCGGATGGAAACGCTCCGGCTGCAGCAGCGGATGAACCAGCGGGCCGCCGCTTACGGAGGCGGCGACATTCCGAAAATGTTCGGGCGTCTGGATGACCGGCTCACGGACTGGGAGCTGGAGGCCAAAAGCCTCCGCGACCTGCGGCGGATGGGCCAGGAATACGCGGTTCAGGCGGGTGAGACGGTCGCCGGTGTTCTGGAACGGGAGCTGGCCAAGCTGAAGGATAAGCTGAACAAGGAAGGAAAGGAGTAG
- a CDS encoding glycoside hydrolase family 66 protein, with protein MKRARWMRMAGVAAVCAAITLTSACQKTWNTAETPPKHVVIHKGSLLKGLSTDKAAYWPGEDVRFELKLKQPAPGGTVHIRYLHLDRVIKEEKLRVEGDKLVWSWEPPRQEGQGYLAEVVYERDGEADQMNIGVDVSSDWGKFPRYGYLADFPNMNTGEMSRVIERLNRFHINGIQFYDWQYKHQEPIRWEEGRPAAEWKDIANRSVSFNTVKDYIGLAHDHGMKAMNYNLLFGAYADAEQDGVNREWGLFKDPGGTDQDKHPLPDEWASDIDLYNPSNPDWQNYLIEKEKKTFDTLPFDGWHVDQLGDRGALWTHDGRSVNLAATYPSFLNAAKEKLDVDYVMNAVGQFGQETIAKEAPVKFLYTEVWGNHPQYRNLKEVIDENSRFSGNRLNTVLAAYMNYHLSDAPGTFNTPGILLTDAVIFASGGSHLELGENMLSKEYFPHKNLSVSPELEQQLVSYYDFLVAYQNLLRDHPKDSGLKAEGTKEVAISDQAEQGKVWSFSKRMDGRDIVHFINFTDASTMDWNDDHGTQTEPAERRNVTVSVKTDRPVSKVWFASPDHNGGSPQVLSFSQRDGVVKWKLPALKYWDMAVIEYKK; from the coding sequence ATGAAACGCGCCAGGTGGATGCGGATGGCCGGGGTTGCTGCGGTCTGCGCGGCTATAACGTTAACTTCGGCCTGCCAAAAAACTTGGAATACCGCCGAGACCCCGCCAAAGCATGTGGTCATTCATAAAGGCTCTCTACTGAAAGGATTATCCACGGATAAAGCGGCTTACTGGCCGGGAGAAGATGTCCGGTTTGAGCTGAAGTTAAAGCAGCCTGCACCGGGCGGAACCGTCCATATCCGATATCTGCATTTGGACAGGGTCATAAAGGAAGAGAAGCTGCGCGTTGAAGGGGACAAGCTGGTCTGGAGCTGGGAGCCGCCCCGGCAGGAGGGACAAGGCTATTTGGCCGAAGTCGTCTACGAGCGGGACGGTGAGGCGGATCAGATGAACATTGGTGTGGACGTATCGTCCGATTGGGGGAAATTCCCCCGGTACGGCTATCTGGCCGATTTCCCGAACATGAACACGGGCGAGATGTCGCGGGTCATTGAACGGCTGAACCGTTTCCATATCAATGGCATCCAGTTCTACGATTGGCAGTATAAGCATCAGGAACCGATTCGGTGGGAAGAAGGAAGGCCGGCGGCGGAATGGAAGGATATTGCCAACCGCTCCGTATCGTTTAATACGGTGAAAGACTATATCGGCTTGGCCCACGATCACGGCATGAAGGCCATGAACTATAACCTGCTGTTTGGCGCCTATGCGGACGCGGAACAGGACGGTGTGAACAGGGAGTGGGGCTTGTTCAAGGACCCGGGCGGCACCGATCAGGATAAGCACCCTCTTCCGGACGAATGGGCAAGCGATATTGATCTATATAATCCCTCTAACCCGGATTGGCAGAATTACTTGATCGAAAAAGAAAAGAAAACGTTCGACACGCTTCCCTTTGACGGCTGGCATGTGGATCAGTTGGGAGACAGGGGGGCGTTGTGGACCCATGACGGCAGAAGTGTAAATCTCGCCGCGACATATCCGTCGTTCCTGAATGCGGCCAAGGAGAAGCTTGATGTGGATTATGTGATGAACGCCGTCGGCCAGTTCGGCCAGGAAACCATCGCGAAGGAAGCGCCCGTCAAGTTTCTGTACACTGAAGTATGGGGCAACCATCCGCAGTACCGGAATTTAAAAGAAGTGATTGACGAGAATTCGAGATTCAGCGGAAACCGGCTGAACACGGTGCTTGCCGCTTATATGAATTATCATTTATCCGATGCGCCGGGAACGTTCAACACGCCGGGAATTCTGCTGACGGATGCGGTCATTTTTGCGTCGGGCGGGTCCCATCTGGAGCTGGGGGAGAATATGCTGTCCAAAGAATATTTTCCTCATAAAAATTTAAGTGTATCCCCGGAACTGGAACAGCAGCTCGTTTCATACTACGATTTTCTGGTTGCGTATCAGAATCTGCTGCGGGATCACCCGAAAGATTCCGGCCTGAAAGCCGAAGGAACGAAAGAGGTCGCTATATCGGATCAAGCGGAACAAGGCAAAGTATGGTCCTTCTCCAAACGCATGGATGGAAGAGACATCGTGCACTTTATCAATTTCACCGATGCTTCCACTATGGATTGGAATGATGATCACGGAACGCAGACAGAGCCGGCGGAAAGGCGGAACGTTACTGTCTCCGTTAAGACGGATCGCCCGGTGTCCAAAGTATGGTTCGCTTCACCCGATCATAACGGAGGCTCGCCTCAGGTGCTGTCATTCTCACAGCGGGACGGCGTTGTGAAGTGGAAGCTGCCAGCGCTGAAATACTGGGATATGGCCGTTATTGAATATAAGAAATAG
- a CDS encoding PspC domain-containing protein: MTRLYRSTRDKVLTGLTGGLAEAIGIDSTLLRIVLLISIPFTGGAVIPVYFIAALIFPKEPGPYPPYGFGPEMADGGYGPHSRSEGGYSRRGCGSRGPFGPGARPYDRNDHYDPRYGKAGGYAAQDSGLDDMMKDIEKKAMQKEIEELKRKLSKYEDKKGEV; the protein is encoded by the coding sequence ATGACGAGATTGTATCGATCTACCCGCGACAAAGTACTGACAGGACTTACCGGCGGATTAGCGGAGGCGATCGGCATTGACTCCACGCTGCTGCGGATTGTGCTGCTGATCAGCATTCCCTTTACGGGCGGCGCCGTTATTCCGGTGTATTTCATCGCAGCGCTGATCTTTCCGAAGGAGCCGGGACCTTATCCCCCTTACGGCTTCGGGCCCGAAATGGCGGACGGCGGTTACGGTCCGCACTCCAGAAGCGAAGGCGGATATAGCCGCCGGGGCTGTGGTTCGCGCGGTCCATTCGGTCCCGGGGCGCGGCCCTACGATCGGAATGATCATTATGATCCCCGATACGGCAAAGCCGGCGGCTACGCCGCGCAGGATTCCGGTCTGGACGACATGATGAAGGACATTGAGAAAAAAGCGATGCAAAAAGAAATCGAAGAGCTTAAACGCAAGCTTTCCAAATACGAAGATAAGAAGGGAGAAGTGTAA
- a CDS encoding response regulator transcription factor, protein MYKVLIVDDEPVIRHGISAFIDWEKEGMSVEDHYANGAEALAALESLSFDILITDIKMPLMNGIELMKQAQALCPWLKVILVSNYSDFEYVKEGLKLGAVDYLLKLTLKKEDLLAVLRRSISMLEDERKQDSELIQYRQSALYLERKREEQEIKRWIVQEQVTPSAAAGAPEWLEEPYACVYLTLDGAEEWRENSGYLYVQLLLEDLQEAFYERMEKGSALLVAESSLFLIFPKQEEEAAVRQVQVWKKGVEAEWNISTSAGLAIGQGAGRLLKGYAESRFACQRRFFEGLGGLFGSGGPESNHEPSLPDLEHADDWEPFFEMIRKGDPASHAIDFALERWKSGALSPERVQQEACVLLAGTYRLEAGAESLPPEQQELIRKTETLEQLAAFMVGELEQNSMSMIPPLSDSGYGGQLITRALEYIAAHFTENLTLQSVADTIHLSKSYFSLLFKKQTGRNFIDYVIELRIREAKRLLAQDDTRIYDVAQGAGFKDVKYFSKVFKKGTGLTPVEYRESLKSSAQP, encoded by the coding sequence ATGTATAAAGTACTTATCGTAGATGATGAGCCTGTGATCCGCCATGGGATCAGCGCGTTTATCGATTGGGAAAAAGAAGGGATGTCCGTAGAGGACCACTACGCGAACGGCGCGGAGGCACTCGCTGCGCTGGAGAGCCTGTCCTTCGATATTCTGATCACGGACATCAAAATGCCTTTGATGAACGGTATTGAACTGATGAAGCAGGCACAGGCGCTTTGCCCTTGGCTTAAGGTGATCCTGGTCAGCAATTACAGTGACTTCGAATACGTAAAAGAAGGGCTTAAGCTGGGCGCCGTCGATTATTTGTTAAAGCTGACCTTGAAAAAGGAGGATCTTCTTGCCGTCCTGCGCCGGAGCATTTCCATGCTGGAGGACGAGAGGAAGCAGGATTCCGAGCTGATCCAGTATCGGCAGAGCGCCCTTTATCTGGAAAGGAAGCGCGAGGAGCAGGAAATCAAGCGGTGGATCGTACAGGAGCAGGTCACGCCGTCCGCCGCGGCGGGCGCCCCAGAGTGGCTCGAAGAACCCTATGCCTGTGTCTATCTTACGCTGGACGGTGCCGAAGAATGGAGAGAAAATAGCGGATATTTGTATGTTCAGCTCTTGCTCGAGGACCTGCAGGAAGCTTTCTATGAGCGGATGGAGAAGGGAAGCGCGCTGCTGGTGGCGGAAAGCAGCCTGTTCCTTATCTTTCCGAAACAAGAGGAGGAGGCAGCCGTACGGCAGGTCCAAGTGTGGAAAAAGGGGGTTGAAGCGGAATGGAACATTTCGACATCCGCAGGCTTAGCCATAGGGCAGGGGGCAGGCCGCCTTCTTAAAGGATATGCCGAGAGCCGTTTTGCCTGTCAAAGGCGCTTTTTCGAGGGATTGGGCGGCTTGTTCGGAAGCGGAGGACCGGAGAGCAATCATGAACCATCGTTACCGGACCTTGAACATGCCGATGATTGGGAACCGTTTTTTGAGATGATCCGCAAAGGAGATCCGGCTTCCCATGCGATTGATTTTGCCCTTGAACGCTGGAAGAGCGGGGCCTTGAGCCCGGAGCGGGTTCAGCAGGAGGCCTGCGTGCTGCTTGCCGGCACTTACCGGCTGGAAGCGGGCGCGGAATCCTTGCCTCCCGAACAGCAGGAGCTGATCCGTAAGACGGAAACTTTGGAGCAGCTGGCTGCATTCATGGTTGGCGAACTGGAGCAGAACAGCATGTCTATGATTCCACCATTGTCTGATAGCGGTTACGGGGGACAGCTTATCACGAGGGCGCTGGAGTATATAGCCGCTCATTTTACCGAAAATTTGACGCTTCAGAGCGTGGCGGATACCATTCATCTGAGCAAAAGCTATTTCAGCCTCCTATTCAAGAAACAAACCGGCCGAAATTTTATCGATTATGTGATCGAGCTGCGGATTCGGGAAGCCAAGCGGCTGCTCGCCCAGGACGACACCCGGATTTATGATGTCGCTCAAGGCGCGGGATTTAAAGACGTGAAATACTTTAGCAAAGTATTCAAAAAAGGTACAGGGCTCACTCCGGTCGAATATAGGGAAAGCCTGAAGAGCAGCGCTCAGCCGTAA
- a CDS encoding glycoside hydrolase family 31 protein gives MRKRLKASIMSKKLAQAAMCLSLLTGTFAAVLPANVAFAETQPEADTPLNKQNLKPLSVQSLETLENGVKLNLGDYQGFIRLFAEDMAKISVVKNGEDEFISPGIAKKDWKTPKFSSKETDKEYILSTSELTVKINKQPFGVKFLDKQGNVINEDAAQGVGYENGKPYAFKKTDATENFYGFGEQSGGLNKRGKSLGMWNTDAYSYNKNTKYLYTSIPFFIGLKDKKAYGIFFDNTYRSYYEMASEKDDYYYFYANGGTLTYYFINGPEIGDVIDRYTELTGKSETPPMWSLGFHQSKWGYTPEELVNVAKTYREKKIPLDTMHFDIDYMDGYRVFTWNDQYKQALKTLKDEGFRAITINDPAVKQDENYRMFQEGTAKDYWAKNPDGSTFYGDVWPGRSAFPNFLKSDVRNWWAGNLGTLLNEGVDGIWNDMNEPAVFDGPFHTMPLDVVFEGDNGEKKLHTEYHNLYGHHETEATYNGFLKNKPNTRPFVLTRDMYAGTQRYAALWTGDNVSNWEHLQMSIPMNANVGLSGVPFVGNDIGGFAKSPGNVPTPELFARWIEVGAFLPFARDHYDNSAKSGLGSGQEPWEFGKEVEDISRKYISMRYELMPYLYNQFKESAENGQPVQQPLVYQFQDDAKTYNIEDQFMFGDSMMLAPVVKEGQTSREVYLPAGETWVDYWTGKKYEGNQSITVNAELGTLPIFVKNNSIIPRQEVEQSTDEKKLENLILDTYLDNKASYSFYEDDAETLDYKQGEFNLTNFKVEKKGNHIEFEQDKKAQNYDSAIKSYTLKLHDAEQPKKIQAAKHKYDQVGSLEQLNGQESGYYFDSAEHVLYVKIPADEDRGVKIQ, from the coding sequence ATGCGTAAAAGGTTAAAGGCATCAATCATGTCGAAAAAACTGGCGCAAGCAGCCATGTGCCTGAGTCTGCTGACCGGAACATTTGCTGCGGTCCTGCCGGCAAATGTGGCTTTTGCGGAAACGCAGCCGGAAGCGGATACTCCGCTGAACAAACAGAATCTTAAGCCATTATCCGTACAATCGTTGGAAACTCTTGAAAACGGAGTAAAGTTGAACTTGGGGGATTATCAGGGATTTATCCGGCTCTTTGCAGAGGACATGGCAAAAATCTCGGTAGTTAAAAACGGCGAAGACGAGTTCATCTCCCCTGGTATTGCCAAGAAAGACTGGAAGACGCCTAAATTCAGTTCAAAGGAAACGGATAAAGAATATATCCTTTCTACCAGCGAGCTCACCGTAAAAATTAACAAACAGCCTTTCGGCGTCAAATTCCTGGACAAGCAAGGAAACGTGATCAACGAAGACGCGGCGCAGGGTGTCGGTTATGAAAACGGTAAGCCGTATGCGTTTAAAAAGACGGATGCCACTGAAAACTTCTACGGTTTCGGCGAGCAATCGGGCGGGCTGAACAAGCGCGGCAAAAGCCTTGGCATGTGGAACACGGACGCTTATTCCTATAACAAGAATACTAAATATCTGTATACGTCCATTCCATTCTTCATCGGGCTGAAAGATAAAAAAGCCTACGGTATTTTCTTCGACAATACTTATCGCTCCTATTATGAAATGGCCAGCGAAAAAGACGATTATTACTATTTCTACGCCAACGGCGGCACACTTACTTACTACTTCATCAACGGTCCGGAAATCGGCGACGTTATCGACCGGTATACCGAGTTGACAGGGAAATCCGAGACGCCTCCAATGTGGTCCCTGGGCTTCCATCAAAGTAAATGGGGCTACACACCGGAAGAACTCGTGAATGTGGCGAAAACCTACCGCGAGAAGAAAATTCCGCTCGATACGATGCACTTTGATATCGACTACATGGACGGATACCGCGTGTTTACCTGGAACGACCAGTATAAACAAGCGCTGAAGACACTGAAGGATGAAGGCTTCCGTGCCATTACGATCAATGATCCGGCTGTCAAGCAGGACGAGAACTACCGTATGTTCCAAGAAGGAACCGCAAAGGATTACTGGGCGAAAAATCCGGACGGCTCCACCTTCTATGGCGATGTATGGCCGGGCAGATCTGCATTCCCGAACTTCCTGAAGTCGGATGTCCGCAATTGGTGGGCCGGCAATCTCGGAACACTCTTGAATGAAGGCGTTGACGGGATCTGGAATGACATGAACGAGCCAGCCGTATTTGACGGCCCTTTCCATACGATGCCGCTGGATGTCGTGTTTGAAGGCGACAACGGGGAGAAGAAGCTTCATACGGAATACCACAATCTTTATGGACATCATGAAACCGAAGCGACATATAACGGCTTCCTCAAAAATAAGCCTAATACCCGTCCATTCGTGTTAACCCGCGACATGTACGCAGGAACGCAGCGCTACGCGGCGCTCTGGACCGGCGACAATGTAAGTAACTGGGAGCATTTGCAAATGTCGATTCCAATGAACGCCAACGTCGGTTTGTCCGGTGTTCCGTTTGTCGGCAATGATATCGGCGGCTTCGCGAAATCGCCGGGCAATGTTCCGACGCCTGAGCTGTTCGCAAGATGGATCGAGGTCGGCGCCTTCCTGCCGTTTGCCCGCGACCACTATGACAATAGCGCGAAATCTGGACTCGGAAGCGGCCAGGAGCCTTGGGAATTCGGCAAAGAGGTTGAAGATATCAGCCGCAAATACATCTCGATGCGTTACGAGCTGATGCCTTACTTGTACAACCAGTTTAAGGAATCGGCCGAGAACGGTCAGCCGGTCCAGCAGCCGCTGGTTTACCAGTTCCAGGACGATGCAAAAACGTATAACATCGAAGACCAGTTTATGTTCGGCGATTCGATGATGCTTGCACCTGTTGTCAAAGAAGGCCAAACGAGCCGCGAAGTGTATCTGCCGGCAGGCGAGACATGGGTGGATTACTGGACTGGCAAGAAATATGAAGGCAACCAGTCGATTACGGTAAACGCCGAGCTTGGAACACTGCCTATTTTCGTGAAAAACAATTCGATCATCCCTCGTCAGGAAGTGGAGCAATCCACCGATGAGAAGAAGCTGGAAAATCTGATTCTTGACACATATCTGGACAATAAAGCCAGCTACAGCTTCTACGAGGACGATGCCGAGACCCTGGATTACAAGCAAGGCGAATTCAATCTTACGAATTTCAAGGTGGAAAAGAAAGGCAACCACATCGAGTTCGAGCAGGACAAGAAAGCTCAAAACTACGATTCCGCCATTAAGTCCTACACGCTTAAGCTGCATGATGCCGAGCAGCCGAAGAAAATTCAGGCGGCTAAACACAAATATGACCAAGTGGGCAGCTTAGAGCAGTTGAACGGGCAGGAAAGTGGTTACTACTTCGATTCGGCTGAACATGTACTGTATGTCAAGATCCCTGCCGATGAAGACCGCGGTGTAAAAATTCAATAA
- a CDS encoding LiaF transmembrane domain-containing protein, which translates to MQRNRGNGLAFILIAIGAIMLLGMALPLIHGIFRLLFPVLLVVLGYYGIKSGRKVIGWIVMFIGIMSLISKLAWLIGPLLGVALVVWGISVLKGKRSNHYL; encoded by the coding sequence ATGCAAAGAAACAGAGGAAACGGCCTCGCGTTCATACTGATTGCCATCGGCGCTATTATGCTGCTGGGTATGGCGCTTCCGCTGATCCACGGAATTTTCCGATTGCTGTTCCCGGTGCTGCTGGTTGTTCTCGGTTACTACGGAATCAAGAGCGGACGAAAAGTGATCGGCTGGATCGTCATGTTTATCGGAATCATGTCCCTGATCAGCAAGCTGGCTTGGCTGATCGGACCGCTGCTCGGCGTAGCGCTGGTCGTATGGGGAATATCGGTACTTAAAGGCAAGAGAAGCAACCATTATTTATAA